One window of Streptomyces sp. FIT100 genomic DNA carries:
- a CDS encoding primosomal protein N', whose product MSSDDEHSDRPEEGPPEQLALIRESVRQAKVPRAKPRTWRGAALAKELPVARVVVNKGVLHLDQFFDYAVPEELDAAAQPGVRVRVRFGAGAHQVRDGRREGGRLIDGFVVERRAESDYSGPLAALAGVVSPEPVLSPELLTLARAVADRYAGSLADVLQLAVPPRSARAEGQPSPEPLPQPTAPEVGTWERYGRGSGFLAALAGGGAPRAVWTALPGPHWADELARAVAATLASGRGALVVVPDGRAVARVDAALTALLGDGRHAVLTAEAGPEKRYRQWLAVRRGSVRAVVGTRAAMFAPVQDLGLVAIWDDGDASHSEPHAPLPHAREVLLLRAAHDRCGFLLGGVSCTVEAAQLVETGWASPLSADRGQVRRAAPLVRTVGDGELARDEAARAARLPSLAWQAVRDGLRTGPVLVQVPRRGYVPRLACERCRTPARCRHCSGPLEAPREQDLLCGWCGRDAAGWHCPECGGARLRAQVVGARRTAEELGRAFPAVPVRTSGRDHVLDSVPARPALVVSTPGAEPVAEGGYAAALLLDGWAMLGRPDLRAGEEALRRWMDAASLVRGQEDGGTVVVVAEPTLRPVQALVRWDPVGHAQRELAERAELGFPPVSRMASVSGPAEAVAEFLAAVSLPADAEVLGPVPLPAPPVAPGRPRRPGDPPPGEHWDRALLRVPPGSGAALAASLKSAQSARLARGALPPVRVRVDPPDIG is encoded by the coding sequence GTGAGCAGCGACGACGAACATTCCGACCGGCCCGAGGAGGGGCCGCCGGAGCAGCTTGCGCTCATCCGCGAGAGCGTACGGCAGGCAAAGGTGCCGCGCGCCAAGCCGCGCACCTGGCGGGGGGCCGCGCTCGCCAAGGAGCTGCCGGTCGCCCGGGTCGTCGTGAACAAGGGCGTGCTTCACCTCGACCAGTTCTTCGACTATGCCGTGCCGGAAGAGCTCGACGCCGCCGCCCAGCCCGGGGTACGGGTCCGCGTCCGCTTCGGAGCCGGCGCACACCAGGTGCGAGACGGACGGCGCGAGGGCGGGCGGCTGATCGACGGCTTCGTCGTCGAACGGCGCGCCGAGTCCGACTACTCCGGTCCGCTTGCCGCCCTCGCCGGCGTCGTCTCACCCGAGCCCGTGCTCAGCCCCGAGCTGCTCACCCTCGCCCGCGCCGTCGCCGACCGGTACGCGGGCAGCCTCGCCGACGTCCTCCAGCTCGCGGTGCCGCCGCGCAGCGCCCGTGCCGAGGGGCAGCCCTCACCGGAGCCGCTGCCGCAGCCCACGGCTCCGGAGGTCGGCACCTGGGAGCGGTACGGCCGGGGTTCCGGCTTCCTGGCCGCGCTCGCCGGCGGCGGCGCACCGCGCGCCGTGTGGACCGCGCTGCCCGGACCGCACTGGGCGGACGAGCTCGCCCGGGCCGTCGCCGCGACCCTCGCCTCCGGGCGGGGCGCGCTCGTCGTCGTCCCGGACGGGCGAGCGGTCGCGCGGGTCGACGCCGCGCTCACCGCACTGCTCGGCGACGGGCGGCACGCCGTGCTGACCGCCGAGGCCGGCCCCGAGAAGCGGTACCGGCAGTGGCTTGCCGTACGCCGGGGATCCGTGCGGGCCGTCGTCGGCACCCGGGCCGCGATGTTCGCCCCGGTGCAGGACCTCGGGCTCGTTGCGATATGGGACGACGGCGACGCCAGCCACAGCGAGCCGCACGCACCGCTGCCGCACGCCCGGGAGGTGCTGCTGCTGCGCGCCGCCCACGACCGGTGCGGCTTCCTGCTCGGCGGCGTCAGCTGCACCGTCGAGGCGGCGCAGCTCGTCGAGACCGGCTGGGCGTCGCCGCTGAGCGCGGACCGCGGCCAGGTGCGGCGCGCCGCGCCGCTGGTGCGCACCGTCGGCGACGGCGAGCTGGCCCGGGACGAGGCGGCACGGGCCGCGCGCCTGCCGTCGCTCGCGTGGCAGGCCGTCCGCGACGGGCTGCGGACCGGCCCGGTGCTGGTCCAGGTGCCCCGGCGAGGATACGTGCCGAGGCTCGCCTGCGAACGCTGCCGCACGCCCGCACGCTGCCGGCACTGCTCCGGCCCGCTGGAGGCCCCACGCGAACAGGACCTGCTGTGCGGCTGGTGCGGGCGGGACGCCGCCGGATGGCACTGCCCGGAGTGCGGTGGCGCACGGCTGCGGGCCCAGGTCGTGGGCGCACGGCGCACCGCGGAGGAGCTCGGCCGGGCGTTTCCGGCGGTGCCGGTACGGACCTCCGGGCGCGACCATGTGCTGGATTCGGTGCCTGCCAGGCCCGCGCTGGTCGTCAGCACACCGGGCGCCGAGCCGGTCGCCGAGGGCGGCTACGCGGCGGCGCTGCTGCTCGACGGCTGGGCGATGCTGGGACGGCCGGACCTGCGGGCCGGCGAGGAGGCGCTGCGTCGCTGGATGGACGCGGCATCGCTCGTGCGGGGCCAGGAGGACGGCGGCACCGTCGTGGTCGTCGCCGAGCCCACGCTCCGGCCGGTGCAGGCGCTGGTCCGCTGGGACCCCGTCGGCCACGCGCAGCGGGAGCTCGCGGAGCGGGCCGAGCTGGGCTTCCCGCCGGTGTCCCGGATGGCGTCGGTGTCGGGGCCGGCGGAGGCGGTGGCGGAGTTCCTCGCCGCGGTGTCGCTGCCGGCGGACGCGGAGGTGCTGGGGCCGGTGCCGCTGCCGGCCCCGCCCGTCGCGCCGGGCCGGCCGCGGCGGCCCGGCGACCCGCCGCCAGGGGAGCACTGGGACCGCGCGCTGCTCCGGGTCCCCCCGGGCAGCGGCGCGGCCCTGGCCGCGTCCCTCAAATCGGCCCAGTCCGCCCGCCTGGCGCGGGGTGCGCTGCCGCCGGTACGGGTGCGGGTGGATCCACCGGACATCGGCTGA
- the metK gene encoding methionine adenosyltransferase: MSRRLFTSESVTEGHPDKIADQISDTILDALLQEDPSSRVAVETLITTGLVHVAGEVTTKAYADIATLVRNKILEIGYDSSKKGFDGASCGVSVSIGAQSPDIAQGVDTAYESRVEGAAAGGVADELDRQGAGDQGLMFGYACDETPELMPLPIYLAHRLSRRLSEVRKNGTIPYLRPDGKTQVTVEYDGDKAVRLDTVVVSSQHASDIDLDSLLAPDIREFVVEHVLKQLVEDGIKLDTEGYRLLVNPTGRFEIGGPMGDAGLTGRKIIIDTYGGMARHGGGAFSGKDPSKVDRSAAYAMRWVAKNVVAAGLASRCEVQVAYAIGKAEPVGLFVETFGTAAVDAEKIESAIGAVFDLRPAAIIRDLDLLRPIYAQTAAYGHFGRELPDFTWERTDRVDALRAAAGL, encoded by the coding sequence GTGTCCCGTCGCCTGTTCACCTCGGAGTCCGTGACCGAGGGCCACCCCGACAAGATCGCTGACCAGATCAGTGACACCATCCTCGACGCGCTGCTCCAGGAGGACCCCTCCTCGCGCGTCGCCGTCGAGACGTTGATCACCACCGGCCTGGTTCATGTGGCCGGCGAGGTGACGACGAAGGCATACGCCGACATCGCCACGCTGGTGCGCAACAAGATCCTCGAGATCGGTTACGACTCCTCGAAGAAGGGCTTCGACGGCGCTTCCTGCGGTGTCTCCGTGTCCATCGGCGCCCAGTCGCCGGACATCGCCCAGGGTGTCGACACGGCGTACGAGTCGCGGGTCGAGGGTGCCGCCGCAGGCGGAGTCGCGGACGAGCTGGACAGGCAGGGCGCGGGTGACCAGGGCCTGATGTTCGGGTACGCGTGCGATGAGACGCCCGAGCTGATGCCGCTGCCGATCTATCTGGCGCACCGGCTGTCGCGCCGACTGTCCGAGGTGCGTAAGAACGGGACGATCCCGTATCTGCGTCCGGATGGCAAGACGCAGGTCACCGTTGAGTACGACGGTGACAAGGCGGTGCGGCTGGACACGGTGGTGGTCTCCTCGCAGCACGCCTCCGACATCGACCTGGACTCGCTGCTGGCGCCGGACATTCGCGAGTTCGTTGTCGAGCACGTGCTGAAGCAGCTCGTCGAGGACGGCATCAAGCTGGACACCGAGGGCTACCGGCTGCTGGTCAATCCGACCGGGCGTTTCGAGATCGGTGGCCCGATGGGTGACGCGGGTCTGACCGGGCGGAAGATCATCATCGACACGTACGGGGGCATGGCCCGTCACGGCGGTGGGGCGTTCTCGGGCAAGGACCCGTCGAAGGTGGACCGTTCGGCGGCGTACGCGATGCGCTGGGTGGCGAAGAACGTGGTGGCCGCGGGTCTGGCGTCGCGCTGCGAGGTGCAGGTGGCGTACGCGATCGGCAAGGCCGAGCCGGTCGGTCTGTTCGTGGAGACCTTCGGCACCGCCGCCGTCGACGCGGAGAAGATCGAGAGCGCGATCGGTGCGGTCTTCGATCTGCGTCCGGCCGCGATCATCCGGGATCTCGACCTGCTGCGGCCGATCTACGCGCAGACGGCGGCGTACGGTCACTTCGGACGCGAGCTGCCCGACTTCACCTGGGAGCGCACCGACCGCGTCGACGCGCTGCGCGCCGCCGCAGGGCTCTGA
- the coaBC gene encoding bifunctional phosphopantothenoylcysteine decarboxylase/phosphopantothenate--cysteine ligase CoaBC, which produces MDKPKVVLGVSGGIAAYKACELLRRLTESGHDVRVVPTASALHFVGAATWSALSGHPVATEVWSDVHEVPHVRIGQQADLVVVAPATADMLAKAAHGLADDLLTNTLLTARCPVVFAPAMHTEMWEHPATQENVATLRRRGAVVVEPAVGRLTGVDTGKGRLPDPGEIFEVCRRVLARGAALPDLAGRHVVISAGGTREPLDPVRYLGNRSSGKQGYALARTAAARGARVTLIEANTGMADPAGVDVVHVGTAVQLREAVLKAASDADAVVMAAAVADFRPATYAEGKIKKKDGQEPAPIVLVRNPDILAEISADRARPGQVIVGFAAETDDVLANGRDKLRRKGCDLLVVNEVGERKTFGSEENEAVVLAADGAETPVPYGPKEALADTVWDLVAPRLA; this is translated from the coding sequence GTGGACAAGCCGAAGGTCGTCCTGGGGGTCAGCGGTGGCATCGCCGCCTACAAGGCGTGCGAGCTGCTTCGACGGCTGACCGAGTCGGGCCACGACGTGCGCGTCGTGCCCACCGCGTCGGCGCTCCACTTCGTCGGCGCCGCGACCTGGTCGGCGCTCTCCGGGCACCCGGTGGCCACCGAGGTCTGGTCGGACGTCCACGAGGTGCCCCATGTGCGGATCGGCCAGCAGGCCGACCTCGTCGTCGTCGCGCCGGCGACCGCCGACATGCTGGCCAAGGCCGCCCACGGCCTCGCCGACGACCTGCTCACCAACACCCTGCTCACCGCCCGCTGCCCCGTCGTCTTCGCGCCCGCGATGCACACCGAGATGTGGGAGCACCCCGCCACCCAGGAGAACGTGGCCACGCTGCGCCGCCGTGGCGCCGTCGTCGTCGAGCCCGCCGTCGGCCGGCTCACCGGCGTCGACACCGGCAAGGGGCGGCTGCCGGACCCGGGCGAGATCTTCGAGGTCTGCCGCAGGGTGCTCGCCCGCGGCGCCGCCCTCCCCGACCTGGCCGGCCGCCACGTGGTGATCAGCGCCGGAGGAACGCGCGAGCCCCTCGACCCGGTGCGCTACCTGGGCAACCGCTCCTCCGGCAAGCAGGGATACGCCCTGGCGCGCACCGCGGCGGCCCGTGGCGCCCGGGTGACCCTGATCGAGGCCAACACCGGCATGGCGGACCCGGCGGGCGTGGACGTCGTCCACGTGGGCACTGCCGTGCAACTGCGCGAGGCCGTGCTCAAGGCCGCCTCCGACGCCGATGCCGTCGTGATGGCCGCGGCCGTCGCCGACTTCCGCCCCGCGACGTACGCCGAAGGCAAGATCAAGAAGAAGGACGGCCAGGAGCCCGCGCCCATCGTTCTCGTGCGTAATCCGGACATCCTTGCCGAGATCTCCGCCGACCGGGCCCGTCCCGGCCAGGTGATCGTCGGTTTCGCCGCCGAGACCGACGACGTGCTCGCCAACGGCCGCGACAAGCTCCGCCGCAAAGGCTGCGACCTGCTCGTCGTCAATGAGGTGGGGGAGCGCAAGACCTTCGGCTCGGAGGAGAACGAAGCCGTGGTCCTTGCGGCGGACGGCGCCGAGACGCCCGTACCGTACGGGCCGAAGGAGGCCCTCGCGGACACCGTGTGGGACCTCGTGGCGCCCCGTCTGGCCTGA
- the rpoZ gene encoding DNA-directed RNA polymerase subunit omega: protein MSSSITAPEGIINPPIDELLEATDSKYSLVIYAAKRARQINAYYSQLGEGLLEYVGPLVDTHVHEKPLSIALREINAGLLTSEAIEGPAQ, encoded by the coding sequence GTGTCCTCTTCCATCACTGCGCCCGAGGGCATCATCAACCCGCCGATCGACGAGCTGCTCGAGGCCACGGACTCGAAGTACAGCCTCGTGATCTACGCGGCCAAGCGCGCGCGTCAGATCAACGCGTACTACTCGCAGCTCGGTGAGGGCCTGCTTGAGTACGTCGGTCCGCTCGTCGACACGCACGTCCACGAGAAGCCGCTCTCGATCGCCCTGCGTGAGATCAACGCGGGTCTGCTGACCTCCGAGGCCATCGAGGGCCCGGCCCAGTAG
- the gmk gene encoding guanylate kinase, which produces MAAEVRPRLTVLSGPSGVGKSTVVAHMRKVHPEVWLSVSATTRKPRPGERHGVQYFFVSDEEFDKLVANGELLEWAEFAGNRYGTPRRAVLERLEAGEPVLLEIDLQGARQVKESMTDSQLVFLAPPSWDELVRRLTGRGTESSDVIERRLEAAKVELAAESEFDTTLVNTSVEDVARELLALMLLSSGE; this is translated from the coding sequence ATGGCAGCAGAGGTACGTCCGCGGCTGACCGTGCTCTCCGGCCCCTCCGGGGTCGGTAAGAGCACGGTCGTCGCCCATATGCGCAAGGTCCACCCCGAGGTCTGGCTCTCGGTGTCGGCCACCACCCGAAAGCCGCGCCCCGGCGAGCGTCACGGTGTCCAGTACTTCTTCGTCAGCGACGAGGAATTCGACAAGCTGGTCGCCAACGGTGAGCTCCTGGAATGGGCAGAATTCGCGGGCAATCGCTACGGCACCCCGCGTCGCGCCGTGCTCGAGCGCCTGGAGGCGGGTGAGCCGGTGCTGCTGGAGATCGATCTCCAGGGCGCCCGGCAGGTCAAGGAGTCCATGACGGACTCCCAGCTGGTCTTCCTCGCCCCGCCGAGCTGGGACGAGCTGGTCCGCCGGCTCACCGGCCGGGGCACCGAGTCCTCGGACGTCATCGAGCGCCGTCTCGAAGCCGCCAAGGTCGAACTCGCCGCCGAATCGGAGTTCGACACCACCCTGGTCAACACCTCCGTCGAGGACGTGGCGCGTGAGCTGCTAGCCTTGATGCTGCTGTCTTCTGGGGAATGA
- a CDS encoding integration host factor, whose translation MALPPLTPEQRAAALEKAAAARRERAEVKNRLKHSGASLHEVIKQGQENDVIGKMKVSALLESLPGVGKVRAKQIMERLGISESRRVRGLGSNQIASLEREFGSTGA comes from the coding sequence GTGGCTCTTCCGCCCCTTACCCCTGAACAGCGCGCAGCCGCGCTCGAAAAGGCCGCCGCGGCTCGCCGGGAGCGGGCCGAGGTCAAGAATCGACTCAAGCACTCCGGCGCCTCCCTCCACGAGGTGATCAAGCAGGGCCAGGAGAACGACGTCATTGGCAAGATGAAGGTCTCCGCCCTGCTCGAGTCCCTCCCCGGCGTGGGCAAGGTCCGCGCCAAGCAGATCATGGAGCGGCTCGGCATCTCCGAGAGCCGCCGGGTGCGAGGTCTCGGCTCCAACCAGATCGCCTCCCTCGAGCGCGAGTTCGGCAGCACCGGCGCCTGA
- the pyrF gene encoding orotidine-5'-phosphate decarboxylase yields the protein MSPLESSEPFGARLRHAMDTRGPLCVGIDPHATLLTAWGLNDDIAGLERFTRTVVEALADRVAVLKPQSAFFERFGSRGIAVLEKAVAEARAAGTLVLMDAKRGDIGSTMGAYAETFLRKDSPLFSDAVTVSPYLGFGSLRPALDQAVINGCGVFVLALTSNPEGAEVQRSTAAGGVSLAQLMLNHMADENAGAEPLGSVGAVVGATLGEAGVDLDINGPLLAPGIGAQGATPADLPGVFGSAVGNVVPSVSRGVLRHGPDVAALREAAARFADEVRTAVAGA from the coding sequence ATGAGCCCTCTGGAGAGCTCGGAACCCTTCGGCGCCCGGCTGCGCCACGCCATGGACACCCGCGGGCCGCTCTGCGTCGGCATCGACCCGCACGCCACGCTGCTCACCGCGTGGGGCCTGAACGACGATATCGCGGGTCTGGAGCGCTTCACCCGCACCGTCGTCGAGGCGCTCGCCGACCGGGTCGCCGTGCTCAAGCCCCAGTCGGCGTTCTTCGAGCGCTTCGGCTCGCGCGGTATCGCGGTCCTGGAGAAGGCCGTGGCGGAGGCGCGCGCCGCCGGGACCCTGGTGCTGATGGACGCCAAGCGCGGCGACATCGGCTCGACCATGGGCGCGTACGCCGAGACGTTCCTGCGCAAGGACTCGCCGCTCTTCTCGGACGCGGTCACGGTCTCGCCGTACCTCGGCTTCGGCTCGCTCCGCCCGGCCCTGGACCAGGCCGTGATCAACGGCTGCGGGGTCTTCGTCCTCGCCCTCACCTCCAACCCGGAGGGCGCCGAGGTGCAGCGCTCCACGGCGGCCGGCGGGGTCTCGCTCGCCCAGCTCATGCTGAACCACATGGCGGACGAGAACGCGGGCGCCGAGCCGCTCGGCTCGGTCGGCGCGGTCGTCGGTGCCACCCTGGGCGAGGCCGGTGTCGACCTGGACATCAACGGCCCGCTGCTCGCGCCGGGCATCGGCGCCCAGGGCGCCACCCCCGCGGATCTCCCGGGCGTCTTCGGCAGCGCCGTCGGGAACGTCGTCCCGAGCGTCAGCCGAGGCGTCCTGCGCCACGGGCCGGACGTCGCGGCGCTGCGCGAAGCGGCCGCCCGCTTCGCCGACGAAGTGCGCACGGCCGTCGCCGGAGCGTGA
- a CDS encoding quinone-dependent dihydroorotate dehydrogenase, with protein sequence MYKLFFNLLFKRMDPEDAHHLAFRWIRLAVRIPVLRTIAAAALAPRYKELRTEALGLRMHGPFGLAAGFDKNAIAVDGMAMLGFDHVEIGTVTARAQPGNPKKRLFRLVPDRALINRMGFNNEGSAAVAARLATRHEIFRTTVGVNIGKTKVVPEEEAVADYVTSTERLAPYADYLVVNVSSPNTPGLRNLQATEALRPLLSAVREAADHTVPERRVPLLVKIAPDLADEDVDAVADLAVELGLDGIIATNTTIARDGLGLASDPALVKEVGGLSGAPLKQRSLEVLRRLYARVGDSITLVGVGGIENADDAWQRILAGATLVQGYSAFIYEGPLYARAIHKGLAARLAASPYATLAEAVGAETRKAATA encoded by the coding sequence ATGTACAAGCTGTTCTTCAACCTGCTCTTCAAGCGGATGGACCCGGAAGACGCCCACCACCTGGCCTTCCGCTGGATCCGTCTCGCGGTCCGCATCCCCGTGCTGCGCACCATCGCCGCGGCGGCCCTGGCCCCCCGGTACAAGGAACTGCGCACCGAGGCGCTCGGCCTGCGCATGCACGGCCCCTTCGGACTCGCCGCCGGCTTCGACAAGAACGCCATCGCCGTCGACGGCATGGCCATGCTCGGCTTCGACCACGTCGAGATCGGCACGGTCACGGCCCGGGCGCAGCCCGGCAACCCGAAGAAGCGGCTCTTCCGGCTCGTACCGGACCGTGCCCTGATCAACCGCATGGGCTTCAACAACGAGGGCTCGGCCGCGGTCGCCGCCCGCCTCGCCACCCGCCACGAGATCTTCCGGACCACCGTCGGCGTCAACATCGGCAAGACCAAGGTCGTCCCCGAGGAGGAGGCCGTCGCCGACTACGTGACCTCGACCGAGCGGCTCGCCCCCTACGCCGACTACCTCGTGGTGAACGTCAGCTCCCCGAACACCCCCGGCCTGCGCAACCTCCAGGCCACAGAGGCCCTGCGCCCGCTGCTCAGCGCCGTGCGCGAGGCCGCCGACCACACCGTCCCCGAGCGCCGCGTCCCGCTCCTCGTCAAGATCGCGCCCGATCTCGCCGACGAGGACGTCGACGCCGTCGCCGACCTGGCCGTCGAGCTCGGCCTGGACGGCATCATCGCCACCAACACCACCATCGCCCGCGACGGCCTCGGCCTGGCCTCCGACCCGGCGCTGGTCAAGGAGGTCGGCGGCCTCTCCGGCGCACCCCTCAAGCAGCGCTCCCTGGAGGTGCTGCGCCGCCTGTACGCCCGTGTGGGCGACAGCATCACCCTCGTCGGCGTCGGCGGCATCGAGAACGCCGACGACGCCTGGCAGCGCATCCTCGCCGGCGCCACCCTCGTCCAGGGCTACAGCGCCTTCATCTACGAGGGTCCGCTCTACGCCCGCGCCATCCACAAGGGCCTCGCCGCACGCCTGGCCGCCAGTCCGTACGCCACCCTCGCCGAGGCCGTCGGCGCCGAGACCCGAAAGGCAGCCACCGCATGA